The genomic DNA GGGTAGTGCCCGTCCAGGTGACCGGCTTCTCGTCCAGCAGCCGGTGGAACAGCTCGATCTTCTCCTCGAACAGCACCTCGTAGTCAGCGAGGTCGTACCCGAACAGCGGGAACGACTCCGTGAACGATCCGCGCCCGAGGATCACCTCGGCGCGGCCGCGGGACAACGCGTCGACGGTGGCGAACCGCTGATAGACCCGCACCGGGTCGTCCGAAGACAGCACGGTGACCCCGGAGGCGAGCCGGATGCGCGTGGTCGCCGTCGCGATGCCGGCCAGTACCGTCTCCGGGCTCGAGATGGCGTATTCGGGCCGGTGGTGTTCGCCCAGCGCCACCACGTCGATGCCGACCTGGTCGGCGAGCACCGCTTCCCGCACCGCGGCGCGGATGGCCTCGGCATGCGAGACCACCTCTCCGCGGTCGTCGCGGGGCCGGTCGCCGAAGCTGTCGATACCGAACTCGATCTGCGAGACATCCATACGCGGTTCATCCTCCAAGTGATTGACACGTCAATCATGCCGGAGATTGTTCACACGTCAACTACCCTGGGTGGCGATGACCACGCGCCGGCTGCCCGACAAGGACGAACTCGCGATCTGGCGGGCCCACATCGAGACCTTCGAGATCGTCCGGGCGCGCATCGACGCACGCCTGCACCAGGATTCACAACTCTCCAGCGGCGACTACCGCATCCTGTTGGCGCTCAGCGAGGCCGACGGCACCGCGTTGCGGTCCTCGGAGCTCGCCGCCCACATCGAGTGGGAGCGCAGCCGACTGTCCGGACACCTGGGCCGCATGGAGAAACGCGGGCTGGTGCGTCGCGAACCGTGTCCCGAGGATGCCCGGGGCGCGCGCGTGGTGCTCACCGACGACGGGGCCCGCGCGTTCCGCGCCAGCACGGTCCCGCACCTGCGCGCCGTCAAAGAGGTGTTCGTCGACGCGCTGTCCCCCGCCCAGCTGGCCGCACTGGGCGAGGCGGCGGCGGCCATGCGCCGCCACCTCGGGCTCGACGTCGGCTAGCGCAGCTGGCCCGCGGCCGCATAGGGATGCGGGCTGCTGAGCTTCTGCCCCTCCGCGAAGCGGGAAAGCCGGAAATCCGACTCGGGAATGCGGGGGTCGCTACTGCGGCCGTCGACCACCAGGTCGGCCACCAGCCGGCCCACCGCAGGCGCGATCTTGAAGCCGTGCCCGCTGAACCCCACGGCGAGCACCAGACCCTCGATGTCGGTGCGCGACATCACCGGGTTGAAATCCGGTGTGACGTCGTAACACCCGGCGTAGGTGGAGGCGACGGCACCGTCGGCCAGCCCCGGGAAGCGGTGGGCCAGCTTCTCCACCGTGGCCTCCAGGAAGTCGCTGTCCGCGCGGTTGCTGTAGGCGTCCGGATCCGCG from Mycolicibacterium tokaiense includes the following:
- a CDS encoding MarR family winged helix-turn-helix transcriptional regulator, with the protein product MTTRRLPDKDELAIWRAHIETFEIVRARIDARLHQDSQLSSGDYRILLALSEADGTALRSSELAAHIEWERSRLSGHLGRMEKRGLVRREPCPEDARGARVVLTDDGARAFRASTVPHLRAVKEVFVDALSPAQLAALGEAAAAMRRHLGLDVG